In Leptospiraceae bacterium, one DNA window encodes the following:
- a CDS encoding thioredoxin family protein: MIKKHIPLIAALLIISTLIILYEKKELPFNENLNIEKEYKILLNRSKSENKNILIEFGANWCMDCSVFNDILTREPNLSYLNANYLILKVDVGKFDRNLEFSKKFEDPIQSGIPAIVILSSEEKILVSTNNGEFSNSRGLKDITVLDFFKKWKK, encoded by the coding sequence ATGATAAAAAAACATATCCCTCTTATTGCAGCATTGTTGATAATCTCAACCCTAATCATATTATATGAAAAAAAAGAATTGCCGTTTAACGAAAATCTTAACATAGAAAAGGAATATAAAATTTTATTGAATCGAAGCAAATCAGAAAATAAAAATATTCTGATCGAATTTGGTGCTAATTGGTGTATGGATTGTTCTGTTTTCAATGATATACTAACTCGTGAACCAAATCTTTCCTATTTAAACGCAAATTACCTTATTCTCAAAGTTGATGTAGGAAAGTTTGATCGGAATTTAGAATTTTCAAAAAAATTTGAAGATCCGATTCAATCCGGTATCCCTGCAATTGTAATTTTATCATCTGAAGAAAAAATTCTTGTATCAACAAATAATGGTGAGTTTTCAAATTCAAGAGGTCTAAAAGATATAACGGTATTAGATTTTTTTAAAAAATGGAAAAAGTAA
- a CDS encoding DUF1564 family protein, whose product MNPEKYVETQSSLLVPAKYMDEFNRRTTGFSRRKYLHALLNRYRNVILWGTFEKMDRVKKAYQEVGQNLQKKNFTPNNADWIDYTNIPRYSAIKPADYVVLTMPFLTFIGDILLSRYSLSAVLSTFDLSESYICK is encoded by the coding sequence ATGAACCCAGAAAAATATGTAGAAACACAATCGAGCTTGCTTGTTCCAGCAAAATATATGGACGAGTTCAATAGAAGAACGACAGGTTTTTCAAGGAGGAAATATTTACACGCATTGTTGAACAGATACAGAAATGTGATTCTTTGGGGAACTTTTGAGAAAATGGATAGAGTAAAGAAAGCGTATCAAGAAGTCGGACAGAATTTGCAGAAGAAGAATTTTACCCCGAATAACGCGGACTGGATAGACTATACAAATATCCCACGTTATTCGGCAATAAAACCCGCCGATTATGTCGTTTTAACTATGCCTTTTTTGACATTCATCGGCGACATTCTTTTATCCAGATATTCCTTAAGTGCAGTTCTAAGCACTTTTGACTTATCAGAATCATACATCTGCAAATAA
- a CDS encoding transposase, with protein sequence MIDIPRSAIRKRKPASGLICLFRQTQVLNIKAIVPENFILEWWFESSPMSRKGDCWDNTVVRIFFKTIKTELIYRNKFENYEELRKMFSNYIIYNRKRLHSFIGYQSLLQSLKKICGKISPLKRVHLKGFLWR encoded by the coding sequence GTGATTGATATACCTAGAAGTGCCATCAGAAAAAGGAAGCCTGCTTCGGGATTAATTTGTTTATTTAGACAGACACAGGTTCTCAATATCAAAGCAATTGTTCCTGAAAATTTTATTCTGGAATGGTGGTTTGAATCCAGTCCAATGAGCCGCAAAGGAGATTGTTGGGATAATACAGTTGTTAGAATCTTTTTCAAGACAATCAAAACAGAATTGATTTATAGAAATAAATTTGAAAATTATGAAGAATTGAGAAAGATGTTTTCAAATTATATTATTTACAATAGGAAAAGACTTCATTCTTTCATTGGCTATCAAAGCCTCCTTCAAAGTTTGAAGAAAATTTGTGGCAAAATCTCTCCACTAAAACGGGTACACCTCAAGGGGTTCTTGTGGCGTTAA
- a CDS encoding DUF1564 family protein, with protein MDEFNRRKQDFSRRKYLHALLNRYRNVILWQTFEKMERVKKAYQEVGQNLQKKNFTPNNDDWIELGILADWLGTTKTSFYSSVDA; from the coding sequence ATGGACGAGTTTAATAGAAGAAAACAGGATTTTTCGAGACGAAAATATTTGCACGCACTGTTGAATAGATACAGAAACGTGATTCTTTGGCAAACTTTTGAGAAGATGGAGAGGGTGAAAAAGGCTTACCAAGAAGTCGGACAAAATTTGCAGAAGAAGAATTTTACCCCAAATAACGATGACTGGATTGAGCTTGGCATTCTTGCAGACTGGCTTGGCACCACAAAGACCTCTTTTTACTCTTCTGTTGATGCTTGA
- a CDS encoding PIN domain-containing protein, with the protein MDLILDTTICIEAFRGNETDIDENKKVYIPIIAIGELYFGIYNFFRKHGNKKKYESELKKMEIFLRKDFLTFDQETANEYGIIKDQLRSKGLKVQENDVWISALAKSNNLKLLTKDKSFEDVEGLEVGFA; encoded by the coding sequence ATGGATTTGATACTTGATACAACGATTTGCATAGAAGCTTTTCGGGGAAATGAAACCGACATTGATGAAAATAAAAAAGTTTACATACCGATAATTGCAATAGGTGAATTATATTTTGGAATATATAATTTCTTTAGAAAACATGGGAATAAAAAGAAGTATGAATCTGAATTGAAAAAGATGGAAATCTTTCTTAGAAAAGATTTTTTAACATTCGACCAAGAAACAGCGAATGAATATGGAATTATAAAAGATCAATTAAGAAGTAAAGGGCTAAAAGTACAAGAAAATGATGTTTGGATTTCGGCACTTGCTAAATCAAATAATTTAAAACTTTTGACAAAAGATAAAAGTTTTGAAGATGTTGAAGGATTAGAAGTAGGTTTTGCATGA
- a CDS encoding PD40 domain-containing protein: MNKTTLVSKKISNKTIIFMYLIIFIIIFHINTCKSTDDRNKFSLSDFEIEELEKSIIYQNENGDYFYEDFQKLIEVLRTKGVSDSEIEKVIQKIYFSRSIKSTKDLKRKSESSKSITKKNPNTESSTNPLYKEKDIFASKENSVSKKETLLNNQSSAIPKESKHKSDNLTKSDEKQNSVIKDDSKLSTAPVQKNKVYDKQDAIILENTSGKDIIIQNPPAETFQFEIKKGGRIASFHTINGPEKDYHLVQNPAPNSSIYYFISDRLNPTIEKKFNEKELSEEILENEFGKEDYLKMKELIKSSSNISNNTKGKGYLEILICNSIWNKDKTKEIFINPRFLNLKDQIIGDKLGFSIFYNSKDNQVEMIFSAEGDLHRAISKDGETFEYKEALSTLNTQFIERDPSVSSDGKTIVFVSSRLFKSSLAGGSILIAFRNNVSDPFSEPIEIPGTADSTGEIFPCYYSNKQGDFIFFKKVDGVKGESKTGWLYSIQLQNKKLLPIVPFLPNSDIPFKYMVVFYNEKRGHRIMSSFPINNYDIFRMHLSEPVKVIVSEDGKILKK; encoded by the coding sequence ATGAATAAAACAACATTAGTTTCAAAAAAAATATCTAATAAAACAATTATCTTCATGTATTTGATAATTTTTATTATTATATTTCATATAAATACCTGTAAATCAACTGACGATAGAAATAAATTTTCACTTTCTGATTTTGAAATTGAAGAATTGGAAAAATCTATAATCTACCAGAATGAAAATGGAGATTATTTTTATGAAGACTTTCAAAAACTTATCGAAGTACTACGAACAAAAGGTGTGTCCGATTCAGAAATTGAGAAAGTCATTCAAAAAATTTATTTTTCAAGAAGTATCAAAAGTACAAAAGATTTAAAAAGAAAATCTGAAAGTTCGAAGTCTATAACCAAAAAAAATCCGAATACCGAATCATCTACTAATCCTCTATACAAAGAAAAAGATATTTTTGCATCAAAAGAAAATTCTGTATCTAAAAAAGAAACCCTATTGAATAACCAAAGTTCTGCTATACCAAAAGAATCAAAACATAAATCGGACAATTTAACTAAGAGTGACGAGAAACAAAATTCTGTAATAAAAGATGATTCTAAGTTATCAACTGCACCCGTACAAAAAAATAAAGTATATGATAAACAAGACGCTATCATTCTCGAAAATACTTCAGGGAAAGACATCATCATACAAAATCCTCCGGCAGAAACTTTTCAATTTGAGATTAAGAAGGGAGGTAGAATTGCAAGTTTTCATACAATTAATGGTCCTGAAAAAGATTACCATTTAGTTCAAAACCCGGCACCAAACTCCAGCATCTATTATTTTATATCCGACAGATTAAATCCGACCATAGAAAAAAAATTTAATGAAAAGGAATTGTCTGAAGAAATTTTAGAAAATGAATTTGGAAAAGAAGACTACCTAAAAATGAAAGAATTGATAAAATCTTCTTCTAATATTTCAAACAACACAAAAGGAAAAGGATATCTAGAAATTTTGATATGCAATTCTATCTGGAATAAGGATAAGACCAAAGAAATTTTTATTAATCCCAGATTTTTAAATCTAAAAGATCAAATTATCGGTGACAAGTTGGGTTTTTCCATATTTTATAATTCCAAAGACAATCAAGTAGAAATGATTTTTTCAGCCGAAGGAGACCTTCACCGTGCTATTTCAAAAGATGGAGAAACTTTTGAATATAAAGAAGCATTAAGCACTCTAAATACACAATTTATTGAAAGAGACCCCTCGGTTAGCTCAGACGGCAAGACAATTGTATTTGTGTCCAGTCGATTGTTTAAATCAAGCCTTGCAGGTGGTTCTATTTTAATAGCGTTCAGAAATAATGTATCAGATCCATTTTCTGAACCTATAGAAATTCCCGGTACTGCTGACTCTACAGGTGAAATTTTCCCCTGCTATTATTCTAACAAGCAAGGTGATTTTATATTCTTTAAAAAAGTGGACGGGGTAAAAGGGGAAAGCAAAACTGGCTGGCTATACAGTATTCAACTTCAAAATAAAAAATTATTACCTATTGTTCCATTTTTACCCAACAGTGACATCCCTTTTAAATATATGGTAGTCTTCTACAACGAAAAAAGAGGACATAGAATTATGAGCTCCTTCCCTATAAATAATTACGATATATTTAGAATGCACTTAAGCGAACCAGTTAAAGTAATCGTTTCAGAAGATGGAAAAATTTTAAAGAAATAA
- a CDS encoding tetratricopeptide repeat protein, which yields MTPNTLQSGANLERESWELFEVGSYDEVISLAKQNPSNSLLVHLGVIALFESGSVDAKNLSGVAKGTSVFLPLVNAYIASNFKNSKLANEKLSEYFKSSNPPLCFSIVNFGVKLAMKEKDFHNVLFIISLYKKRKKENPFLEFEIESLYYLNSFQEVIEVFKENIPKLKDNRDVQMRVGLSLYSLNKFKEAETILKNIPGYTSLPTFEDKRNEYNELINQIPLLEKKKDLNKREISDLGFAYLFSENYQKAESIFMKLLAQMSVS from the coding sequence ATGACCCCAAACACACTCCAATCTGGAGCAAATCTTGAGAGAGAAAGCTGGGAACTGTTTGAAGTTGGTTCTTATGATGAGGTAATCTCTCTTGCAAAACAAAATCCATCCAATTCACTACTAGTGCACCTTGGAGTTATTGCTCTATTTGAATCAGGCTCTGTAGATGCTAAAAATCTAAGTGGCGTTGCAAAGGGAACATCCGTTTTTTTACCATTAGTCAACGCATACATTGCTTCCAATTTTAAAAATTCAAAATTGGCTAATGAAAAACTATCCGAATATTTTAAATCTTCAAACCCTCCATTGTGCTTTAGCATTGTAAATTTTGGTGTGAAACTTGCCATGAAAGAAAAAGACTTTCACAATGTTTTATTTATAATCTCCCTCTACAAAAAAAGAAAAAAAGAAAATCCATTTTTAGAATTTGAAATTGAATCCTTGTATTATTTAAATAGTTTTCAAGAAGTTATAGAGGTCTTTAAAGAAAATATTCCCAAGCTAAAGGACAACAGAGATGTTCAGATGAGAGTTGGCCTATCTTTGTATTCTTTGAATAAATTTAAAGAAGCTGAAACTATACTCAAAAATATACCGGGTTATACAAGCTTGCCTACTTTTGAGGATAAAAGGAATGAATACAATGAACTCATAAATCAAATTCCTTTATTGGAAAAGAAAAAAGATTTGAACAAGAGAGAGATTTCTGATTTAGGTTTTGCCTATCTTTTTAGTGAAAATTATCAAAAGGCAGAATCTATTTTTATGAAATTATTGGCTCAAATGAGTGTTTCATAA
- a CDS encoding caspase family protein: MQKKLGFITITLTFLLFSSEIFSQKRYGLIFGTNYTKNKANIPELLMCESDANYLTNQIKKVGNFDEVKVLLGSQITKKNIEKEIKSLGNKAGKDDTVFLFFAGHGTFQRDPNAKNGMRNVLVCFERPHLSDEELNEYLKSITSPKTLFVFDCCFSGGIAKKGKKTRGAGEVPIPAGNDGVVKQNSEDFFFQNKGIIASSDDNQTSMELGGDINHGIFTYHFGKALETADLNGDKVVTALEAFFQTRDNVVKMAKENDHEQTPQVSGDASGILLAGKKTPEPPPTPPIPEVIPTPKPEPVSDPPKPDPIRPPVTNVEPVSPPAKFADLLIKTTIIKDRTYGLSDLPPAELIQAKRTRKGDRRIKVYLNDKEYDYKLSTVKSEFFGSMRRVGITTPGEIYNIHLKKIPAGVQKIVIKADEYPEIQSTVGIQPNKQNEIEVIASMSGYGAIQGNVFYKTLDNPVIKQPIYMPTIKSVNGIQKTFTDKDGNFWFTNLKPGDYEIRASFAEEMKLENSMLNVNEGEVTRVQIILNQRMPSTKTKY; this comes from the coding sequence ATGCAGAAAAAACTTGGGTTTATAACGATAACTTTGACTTTTCTACTTTTTTCTTCAGAAATTTTCAGCCAGAAAAGGTATGGATTGATTTTTGGCACAAATTACACAAAGAACAAAGCCAATATTCCTGAGCTTTTGATGTGCGAGTCCGACGCGAATTATCTAACCAATCAAATTAAAAAAGTTGGGAATTTTGACGAAGTAAAAGTACTTCTGGGCTCTCAAATTACTAAAAAAAATATCGAAAAAGAAATTAAAAGCCTTGGAAATAAAGCCGGAAAAGATGACACTGTATTCTTGTTTTTTGCAGGGCACGGAACTTTCCAAAGAGATCCAAACGCCAAAAACGGGATGAGAAATGTATTAGTCTGCTTTGAAAGACCTCATCTATCCGATGAAGAATTAAATGAATACTTAAAATCCATAACATCTCCAAAAACTCTTTTTGTTTTTGACTGTTGCTTCTCGGGTGGAATTGCAAAAAAGGGCAAGAAGACCAGAGGTGCAGGAGAAGTCCCGATCCCCGCAGGAAATGATGGAGTAGTGAAACAAAATTCAGAAGACTTCTTTTTTCAAAATAAGGGAATCATAGCATCTTCAGACGATAATCAAACTTCTATGGAATTGGGTGGAGATATCAATCACGGAATATTTACTTATCATTTTGGAAAGGCGTTAGAGACTGCCGACTTGAATGGAGACAAGGTAGTTACAGCCTTAGAAGCCTTTTTTCAAACTCGAGACAATGTAGTAAAAATGGCTAAAGAAAATGATCATGAACAAACTCCACAGGTGTCGGGTGACGCATCAGGAATTTTATTAGCAGGGAAGAAAACACCCGAGCCGCCTCCGACACCTCCAATTCCTGAAGTTATCCCTACTCCAAAACCAGAACCGGTGAGCGATCCTCCAAAACCGGATCCCATTCGTCCACCTGTTACGAATGTAGAGCCTGTCTCTCCACCTGCAAAATTTGCAGACCTATTAATAAAAACTACCATTATCAAAGATAGAACTTACGGTCTGTCTGATCTACCTCCTGCTGAGCTGATTCAAGCAAAAAGAACAAGAAAAGGCGACAGAAGGATAAAAGTATATCTAAACGATAAGGAATACGACTACAAATTAAGTACGGTTAAGTCTGAATTTTTTGGATCCATGAGAAGAGTTGGAATAACTACTCCAGGAGAAATTTACAACATCCACCTAAAAAAAATTCCTGCAGGAGTTCAAAAGATTGTAATCAAAGCCGACGAATACCCGGAGATCCAGTCCACTGTAGGGATCCAACCAAACAAACAAAATGAGATAGAAGTAATTGCTTCTATGTCTGGGTACGGTGCAATTCAAGGAAATGTATTTTACAAAACTTTGGATAATCCTGTGATCAAGCAACCGATTTATATGCCTACAATTAAAAGTGTAAACGGGATTCAAAAAACATTCACTGATAAAGATGGGAATTTCTGGTTTACCAATTTAAAACCCGGTGACTATGAAATCCGTGCTTCCTTTGCAGAAGAAATGAAATTAGAAAATTCCATGCTAAATGTAAACGAGGGAGAAGTAACAAGAGTTCAAATTATTTTAAATCAGAGAATGCCCAGTACAAAAACAAAATACTGA
- the asnS gene encoding asparagine--tRNA ligase — protein sequence MEIQNVELLDIAKFENKVIKINGWLHGKRGSGKVQFLMLRNSGRIIQVVAEKTHLGEEKFTLLKNLGQETSLSIFGKLIRSEKSELGFEIQLDDFEIFGQSKDYPITPKDHGPDFLHNHRHLWLRSKRQLSILKIRDELSFSIRKFFHENHYTLIDTPILTGSVGESAGTLFSTDYFDLGSAYLAQTGQLYLETSIFAHNRVYCFGPTFRAEKSKTRRHLTEFWMLEAETAFLDNEKNIQFQENFIKAIIKEIIQNSIMDLEILERDLDALSNFIYKDFPKVEYTEAIEILKSKNESIEWGEDINAERENILTSHYSSAIFIKNYPKSIKAFYMKENPANPKTVLCADLIAPEGVGEIIGGSEREEDYNKIVERLKSEGLQIDTYNWYLDLRKYGSVPHSGFGLGLERLVAWICGLPHVRECIPYPRLMGRLDP from the coding sequence ATGGAAATTCAAAATGTTGAATTATTAGATATTGCAAAATTTGAAAATAAAGTCATAAAAATTAATGGATGGCTACACGGCAAAAGAGGTAGTGGGAAGGTTCAATTTCTTATGTTAAGAAATTCCGGAAGAATCATCCAAGTTGTTGCAGAAAAAACCCACCTTGGCGAGGAAAAATTTACACTCTTAAAAAATCTTGGTCAAGAAACTTCTCTTTCTATTTTTGGCAAACTCATCCGTAGCGAAAAATCTGAACTTGGTTTTGAAATTCAATTAGACGATTTTGAAATTTTCGGACAATCAAAAGACTACCCTATTACACCCAAAGACCACGGTCCTGATTTTTTACACAACCATAGACATCTCTGGCTTCGCTCAAAAAGACAACTTTCCATTTTGAAAATCAGAGATGAATTATCCTTCTCTATAAGAAAATTTTTTCATGAAAATCACTACACTCTGATTGACACACCAATTCTGACCGGGTCGGTTGGAGAAAGTGCAGGAACACTTTTCTCTACAGACTACTTTGATCTTGGAAGTGCTTATCTTGCACAAACAGGTCAACTGTATTTAGAAACCTCTATTTTTGCTCACAACCGGGTTTATTGTTTCGGACCAACATTCCGTGCAGAAAAAAGTAAAACCAGAAGACATCTAACCGAGTTTTGGATGTTAGAAGCTGAAACTGCATTTCTTGATAATGAAAAAAATATTCAATTTCAAGAAAATTTTATAAAAGCAATTATAAAAGAAATAATTCAAAATTCTATAATGGATTTAGAAATTTTAGAAAGAGACCTAGATGCATTATCGAATTTCATATACAAGGATTTTCCAAAAGTTGAATATACCGAAGCGATAGAAATTCTAAAAAGTAAAAATGAATCTATAGAATGGGGAGAAGATATAAATGCAGAAAGAGAAAATATTTTAACTAGCCACTATTCTTCTGCAATATTTATAAAGAACTATCCTAAATCGATCAAAGCATTCTACATGAAAGAAAATCCTGCAAATCCAAAAACTGTTTTATGTGCAGATTTGATTGCCCCTGAAGGAGTGGGAGAAATAATTGGTGGTTCAGAAAGAGAAGAGGACTATAATAAAATTGTAGAAAGGCTAAAATCGGAAGGACTACAAATAGACACATACAACTGGTACTTAGATTTAAGAAAATATGGCTCTGTTCCTCATTCTGGTTTTGGACTCGGGTTAGAAAGGTTAGTGGCTTGGATTTGTGGGTTGCCCCATGTCCGGGAGTGCATTCCTTATCCGAGGCTTATGGGAAGGTTAGACCCGTAA
- a CDS encoding HAD-IA family hydrolase, whose protein sequence is MEKVKFIYLDVGDTLIHIKTNPGKIYYDILKSHNIIQASYDKELLKKYFFDSWKFMNSKAPLNFQCRYTNHKYGNDGFWKELIGYFLSFFEKTELTEKVYLDIVNTFNDPNSWAIDETFFNLKEFSDKKNIQLGIISNWDIRLRSLLKNMNLLKYFTHIVISSEFGYEKPSEKIFIEGEKLAQVSPKNLIYVGDKPELDYFPPRKLGWNTFLISSNNDPDLETLRQLGDLMEKIY, encoded by the coding sequence ATGGAAAAAGTAAAGTTTATCTATTTAGACGTGGGAGACACTCTAATCCATATCAAAACAAACCCTGGAAAAATTTATTACGATATTCTAAAATCTCACAACATAATCCAAGCCTCTTACGACAAAGAATTGCTAAAAAAATATTTTTTTGATAGCTGGAAATTCATGAATTCAAAAGCTCCTCTAAATTTTCAATGTAGATACACAAATCATAAATATGGTAATGATGGTTTTTGGAAAGAACTCATTGGTTATTTTTTATCGTTTTTTGAAAAAACAGAACTGACTGAAAAGGTATATTTAGATATAGTAAATACCTTCAACGATCCAAACTCGTGGGCAATTGACGAAACTTTTTTTAATCTCAAGGAATTTAGCGATAAAAAAAATATTCAACTCGGAATTATTTCTAATTGGGACATTCGTCTGAGAAGCCTATTAAAAAATATGAACCTCTTAAAATATTTTACTCATATTGTAATATCTTCTGAATTCGGTTACGAAAAGCCCTCTGAAAAAATTTTTATAGAGGGGGAGAAATTAGCACAAGTAAGTCCGAAAAATTTAATCTACGTGGGGGATAAGCCTGAACTCGATTATTTTCCGCCAAGAAAATTAGGTTGGAATACTTTTTTAATTTCCTCAAATAACGATCCAGATTTAGAAACCTTGAGGCAACTTGGAGATCTAATGGAAAAAATTTACTGA
- a CDS encoding D-alanyl-D-alanine carboxypeptidase family protein produces the protein MISGVDKRLQNFFEDLKKEIPQIQFAEGYRTNKKQEEIYWSQRDRKTGELLPGIKPEDVATWARGGQSAHNHRKAFDVDGINLRTDKEKIDSILKRHPEIQWEFYFFRKGGWNDPRHFQIKDWRNNKLIYSGISLVGIIILLLFAYFLYTQFFSKTQKTVSN, from the coding sequence ATGATCTCAGGCGTTGACAAAAGACTGCAAAACTTTTTCGAAGACCTGAAAAAAGAAATTCCACAGATTCAATTTGCGGAAGGATACAGGACAAACAAAAAACAGGAAGAAATTTATTGGTCACAACGGGATAGAAAAACAGGCGAACTACTACCCGGAATTAAACCGGAAGACGTAGCGACATGGGCGAGAGGCGGACAGTCGGCACACAACCATAGAAAAGCCTTTGATGTGGACGGAATAAATTTACGAACTGATAAAGAAAAAATCGACTCCATTCTAAAAAGACACCCAGAGATTCAATGGGAATTTTATTTCTTTCGTAAAGGCGGATGGAATGATCCCCGACATTTTCAGATCAAAGATTGGCGAAACAATAAACTTATTTATTCAGGAATTTCTTTGGTTGGAATTATTATTTTGTTACTATTTGCGTATTTTCTATATACTCAGTTTTTTTCAAAGACTCAAAAGACCGTTTCAAATTGA